The Bos indicus x Bos taurus breed Angus x Brahman F1 hybrid chromosome 15, Bos_hybrid_MaternalHap_v2.0, whole genome shotgun sequence genome includes a window with the following:
- the LOC113904839 gene encoding olfactory receptor 2AG2-like: protein MEHWNFTLGSGFILMGILNDSLSPELLCAAITVLYMLALATNCLLLLAITMDARLHVPMYLLLGQLSLMDLLFTSVVTPKALMDFLLSENTISFVGCALQMFLALTLGGAEDLLLAFMAYDRYVAICHPLNYMVLMRPRVCWLMVATSWVLASLSALGHTLYTMHFPFCMSQEISHLLCEIPPLLKLVCADTSRYELMVYVTGVTFVLLPLSAIVSSYTLILLTVLHMPSKEGRWKALVTCSSHLTVVGMFYGAATFMYVLPSSLHSPKQDNIISVFYTMITPALNPLIYSLRNKEVMGALRRVLGKYIL, encoded by the coding sequence ATGGAGCACTGGAACTTCACCCTGGGAAGTGGCTTCATATTGATGGGGATTCTGAATGACAGTTTGTCTCCTGAGCTGCTCTGTGCTGCAATCACAGTCCTGTACATGCTGGCCCTCGCCACCAATTGCCTTCTGCTCCTGGCCATCACAATGGATGCCCGGCTCCATGTGCCCATGTACCTCCTGCTCGGGCAGCTCTCTCTCATGGACCTCCTCTTCACGTCTGTTGTCACTCCCAAGGCCCTCATGGATTTTCTGCTCAGTGAAAACACCATCTCCTTTGTGGGCTGTGCCCTTCAGATGTTTCTGGCACTGACCCTGGGTGGTGCAGAGGACCTCCTACTGGCCTTCATGGCCTATGACAGGTATGTGGCCATTTGTCATCCTCTGAACTACATGGTCCTCATGAGGCCGAGGGTCTGCTGGCTCATGGTGGCCACATCGTGGGTCCTGGCTTCCCTGAGTGCTCTAGGACATACCTTGTACACCATGCACTTCCCTTTCTGTATGTCCCAGGAGATCAGCCACCTGCTCTGTGAGATCCCACCTCTATTGAAGTTGGTCTGTGCAGATACTTCCAGATATGAACTCATGGTATATGTGACAGGTGTGACTTTCGTCTTGCTCCCCCTTTCTGCTATTGTTTCCTCCTATACACTAATCCTACTTACTGTGCTCCACATGCCCTCAAAGGAAGGGAGGTGGAAAGCACTGGTCACCTGTTCTTCCCACTTGACTGTGGTCGGGATGTTCTATGGAGCTGCCACATTCATGTATGTTCTGCCCAGTTCCCTCCACAGCCCCAAGCAAGACAACATCATCTCTGTCTTCTACACGATGATCACCCCAGCCCTGAACCCCctcatctacagcctgaggaataAAGAGGTTATGGGAGCTTTGAGGAGGGTCCTGGGAAAATACATACTATAG
- the LOC113904837 gene encoding olfactory receptor 2D3-like, with translation MGEGNQTFVLEFTLLGLSQDPKIQILLFCVFLIIYLLSVFGNLLIIILIQTDPRLHTPMYFFLKKLSFVDLCFSTSIVPQMLAHFLVKKKTISFAGCSLQIVVFLLAGCTECALLAMMSYDRYVAVCRPLHYSTLMTQRVCVQLAIVSWISGAFVCAVDSTFTLCLPYQGQNIINHYFCEPPALLKLASADTYNAEMALFSMGVIVLLAPVSLILVSYWRIISTVIRMQSGEGRLKVFSTCSSHLTVVVLYYGSGIFAYMRPNYKTMNERDKVISLFYSVMTSMLNPIIYSLRNKDVKGALSRLAGR, from the coding sequence ATGGGAGAAGGAAACCAAACTTTTGTGCTTGAATTTACCTTGCTGGGACTTTCACAGGATCCAAAGATCCAAATCTTGCTGTTCTGTGTTTTCCTGATCATTTACCTTCTCTCTGTTTTTGGAAACCTGCTCATAATAATCCTTATCCAAACTGACCCTCGACTTCACActcccatgtactttttcctcaaaAAGTTGTCCTTTGTTGATCTTTGTTTCTCTACAAGCATCGTTCCCCAGATGTTGGCCCACTTCcttgtaaaaaagaaaaccatttccTTTGCTGGGTGCTCACTACAGATAGTTGTCTTCCTCCTAGCAGGGTGTACAGAGTGTGCTCTTCTGGCAATGATGTCCTATGACCGTTATGTGGCAGTCTGCAGGCCCCTACACTATTCTACTCTCATGACCCAGAGGGTTTGTGTCCAGTTGGCCATAGTGTCCTGGATCAGTGGGGCATTTGTGTGTGCCGTGGACAGTACATTTACACTCTGTCTCCCCTACCAGGGACAGAACATAATTAATCACTATTTTTGTGAACCTCCTGCACTCCTGAAGCTGGCTTCTGCAGACACCTACAATGCTGAAATGGCCCTCTTTTCAATGGGTGTGATTGTTCTCCTAGCTCCTGTCTCTCTCATCCTGGTCTCTTATTGGCGTATTATCTCCACTGTGATTCGGATGCAGTCAGGCGAGGGGAGGCTCAAGGTGTTCTCTACCTGTAGCTCCCATCTCACTGTTGTGGTTCTCTACTATGGCTCTGGAATATTTGCCTACATGAGACCCAATTACAAGACAATGAATGAAAGAGATAAGGTCATTTCTCTGTTCTATTCAGTTATGACTTCAATGTTGAACCCCATAATTtacagcctgaggaacaaggATGTGAAGGGAGCTCTGAGTAGACTGGCTGGAAGATAG